A genomic segment from Desulfonatronum lacustre DSM 10312 encodes:
- a CDS encoding efflux RND transporter permease subunit, translating to MNVSAWSIHHPVPAILLFAMLTVAGLFAFHGAKIQHFPDVDLPMVTVVASLPGTAPAQMETEVARKLENAMATMKGLRHLHTVVQDGVATISAEFRLEKPPQEALDDTRAAVARVRADLPAALRDPVISRIEFKNEAILTYTVASSRMDEEALSWFVEDQITRRLLAVPGVGAIIRVGGASREVRVELDPDRLLALRLNAADISRRLAQVQREAPGGRARLGSGEQTVRTVGTVPSAEALAAMEIPLPNGRSVRLDQVATVSDTLAERRSGAFLDGKPVVGFEVFRATGASDLDVAHGVRRALAELRKERPDLELTEAVNTIDQVLENYRGSLSLLIEGSLLAVLVVGLFLRNLRATLICAAALPLSIIPTFLFMQFTLNIITLLALSLVIGLLVDDAIVEIENIMRHMGRGKEPLAAAREAADEIGLAVIATTFTLIAVFLPTAFMQGLAGKFFVQFGWTASIAVLISLAVARLLTPMMAAYLLKKPTQPHAEPFWMPAYLKAARWAFTHKCATLAITAAFGLASGIPLLTGAIKGDFMPPSDLSQTRISVELPPGSTYAQTRTIADEARAITAAHPHVKQIYTAIGGGSAGDNPMSGVAESRTAQLTLNLTPRKERPGVSQQDIERELRTSLHAVAGARIKMAAGESYILVLSGEDSELLAQHAATVGQELRGLAGIGQVTSSAGLQRPELIVRPDTARAADLGVSTDAIAETVRVATQGDYDQFLPKLNLGQRQVPIVVRLPDEATQDLELLRQLTVPGARGPVPLRDIADIEITSGPAQINRLDRLRNVNFEIELDGQALGDVQRRANALHSLSHLPQGLVKHDIGQAETSNELGRSFLLAMGTGVACIYIVLVLLFHAWAQPATILGALLLSIPGTILALFLTSTHLSMPAMIGMVMLMGIATKNSILLVEYAIMAQRDHGLPRLDALLDACRKRARPIVMTSLAMGAGMLPIALGFGADPSFRAPMAIVVIGGLITSTFLSLLVIPVFYEVVDDLVQRFAPRR from the coding sequence ATGAACGTCTCCGCCTGGTCGATCCACCACCCGGTCCCAGCCATCCTGCTGTTCGCCATGCTCACGGTGGCAGGCCTCTTCGCATTCCATGGCGCCAAGATCCAGCACTTCCCGGACGTGGATCTGCCCATGGTGACCGTTGTGGCCAGTTTACCCGGCACGGCCCCGGCCCAGATGGAAACCGAGGTGGCGCGCAAGCTGGAAAACGCAATGGCCACCATGAAGGGGCTGCGGCACCTGCACACCGTGGTGCAGGACGGTGTGGCCACTATATCGGCCGAGTTCCGCCTGGAGAAGCCGCCCCAGGAAGCCCTGGACGACACCCGTGCCGCCGTGGCCCGGGTGCGGGCCGATCTGCCCGCCGCCTTGCGCGATCCCGTCATCAGCAGGATCGAGTTCAAGAACGAGGCGATCCTGACCTACACAGTGGCATCATCGCGCATGGACGAGGAAGCCTTGTCGTGGTTCGTGGAAGACCAGATCACCCGGCGTCTGCTCGCCGTGCCCGGCGTCGGCGCGATCATCCGTGTGGGCGGCGCGAGCCGGGAAGTGCGCGTGGAACTGGACCCGGACCGGCTGCTGGCATTGCGCCTGAATGCCGCCGATATCTCGCGTCGGCTCGCCCAGGTGCAGCGCGAGGCCCCGGGCGGCCGTGCCCGACTGGGCAGCGGCGAACAGACGGTGCGTACCGTCGGCACGGTGCCCTCGGCCGAAGCGCTGGCGGCGATGGAGATCCCCCTGCCTAACGGCCGCAGCGTGCGCCTGGATCAGGTGGCCACGGTGAGCGACACACTGGCCGAGCGCCGCAGCGGGGCCTTCCTCGACGGCAAGCCGGTGGTCGGCTTCGAGGTCTTTCGCGCCACCGGCGCCAGCGACCTGGACGTGGCCCATGGCGTGCGCCGGGCGCTTGCCGAGTTGCGCAAGGAACGCCCCGACCTCGAACTTACCGAGGCCGTCAACACCATTGACCAGGTCTTGGAGAACTACCGGGGCAGCCTGTCGCTGCTCATCGAAGGTTCCTTGCTCGCGGTCCTGGTGGTGGGGCTCTTTCTGCGCAACCTGCGCGCCACCCTTATCTGCGCGGCGGCCTTGCCTCTGTCCATCATCCCCACCTTCCTGTTCATGCAATTCACGCTGAACATCATCACCCTGCTGGCCCTGTCGTTGGTGATCGGCCTCCTGGTGGACGATGCCATCGTCGAGATCGAGAACATCATGCGCCATATGGGGCGGGGCAAGGAACCCCTTGCGGCGGCGCGCGAGGCGGCCGACGAGATCGGACTGGCGGTAATCGCCACCACCTTCACCCTGATCGCCGTTTTCCTGCCCACTGCCTTCATGCAAGGCCTGGCCGGCAAGTTCTTCGTGCAGTTCGGCTGGACGGCCTCCATCGCCGTGCTTATCTCGCTGGCCGTGGCACGGTTGCTCACGCCGATGATGGCAGCCTACCTGCTGAAGAAACCGACCCAGCCCCATGCCGAGCCCTTCTGGATGCCAGCGTACCTGAAGGCCGCCCGCTGGGCGTTCACACACAAGTGCGCCACGCTGGCGATCACGGCGGCCTTTGGTCTTGCCAGTGGCATACCCTTGCTCACGGGCGCCATCAAGGGTGACTTCATGCCGCCGAGCGACCTGAGCCAGACCCGGATCAGCGTCGAGTTGCCGCCGGGGAGCACCTACGCGCAAACACGGACTATCGCCGATGAGGCGCGCGCCATCACGGCAGCGCACCCGCATGTGAAGCAGATATACACCGCCATCGGCGGGGGCAGTGCAGGAGACAACCCCATGAGCGGTGTCGCCGAGTCCCGCACGGCCCAGCTGACGCTGAACCTGACGCCACGCAAGGAACGCCCGGGCGTAAGCCAGCAGGACATCGAGCGCGAGCTGCGCACGAGCCTGCACGCGGTGGCCGGTGCACGCATCAAGATGGCTGCGGGCGAAAGCTACATCCTGGTGCTCTCCGGCGAGGACAGCGAGCTGCTCGCGCAGCATGCGGCCACGGTGGGGCAGGAACTGCGCGGACTAGCGGGGATCGGCCAAGTGACCAGCAGCGCGGGCCTGCAGCGGCCCGAGCTGATCGTGCGCCCGGACACCGCGCGCGCTGCAGACCTGGGGGTGAGCACCGACGCCATCGCGGAAACCGTGCGCGTGGCCACACAAGGCGACTACGACCAGTTCCTGCCCAAGCTGAACCTCGGCCAGCGCCAGGTGCCGATCGTCGTGCGGCTGCCCGACGAAGCCACGCAGGATCTCGAACTGCTGCGCCAGCTCACGGTGCCGGGCGCGCGGGGCCCGGTGCCGCTGCGCGACATAGCGGACATTGAGATCACCAGCGGCCCGGCGCAAATCAACCGACTCGACCGCTTGCGCAACGTGAACTTCGAAATCGAACTCGACGGCCAGGCCCTGGGCGACGTGCAGCGGCGCGCCAACGCGCTGCACAGCCTGTCCCACCTGCCGCAGGGCCTGGTAAAGCACGACATCGGCCAGGCGGAAACGTCCAACGAACTTGGCCGGAGTTTCCTGCTGGCAATGGGCACGGGCGTGGCCTGCATCTACATCGTGCTGGTGCTGCTGTTCCACGCCTGGGCGCAGCCGGCGACAATCCTCGGGGCGTTGCTGTTGTCCATTCCGGGGACGATCCTGGCGCTGTTCCTGACCAGTACCCACCTCAGCATGCCCGCCATGATCGGGATGGTCATGCTGATGGGCATCGCCACCAAGAACTCCATCCTGCTGGTTGAGTACGCCATCATGGCACAACGCGACCACGGGTTGCCCAGGCTCGATGCACTGCTCGACGCCTGCCGCAAGCGCGCACGCCCCATCGTGATGACCTCGCTGGCCATGGGCGCCGGGATGCTGCCCATTGCCCTGGGCTTCGGCGCCGACCCGAGCTTCCGCGCGCCGATGGCCATCGTCGTGATCGGTGGCCTCATCACCTCGACCTTCCTGAGCCTGCTGGTAATTCCTGTATTCTATGAAGTTGTTGACGACCTCGTCCAGCGCTTCGCGCCGAGACGATGA
- a CDS encoding phosphate ABC transporter ATP-binding protein, giving the protein MRFGDQTVLERINLSIRPGELVMAVGPSGSGKTTLLRAVNRLNEEFPLCETSGRVRIHLQERWLDCYAKDTSLPELRLRMGMVFQHPNVLPFSIYKNLALPLRVSLGLDKTMVEQRVRQALKNVWLWDEIKDRLHDNALNLSGGQQQRLCLARVLALEPTILLLDEPTASLDFKATRKIEALFQDLKNRYAILAVTHSLGQMRRLADRAVVLRNGKRVSELSRIDLDNQESCRRIMEETF; this is encoded by the coding sequence GTGCGTTTCGGCGACCAGACCGTTCTGGAGCGGATCAATCTCAGCATCCGTCCCGGTGAGTTGGTCATGGCCGTGGGGCCGTCCGGTTCCGGCAAGACGACGCTGCTGCGGGCCGTGAATCGGCTGAACGAGGAATTTCCCCTGTGCGAGACCAGCGGGCGGGTCCGTATTCATCTGCAAGAGCGCTGGCTGGACTGCTACGCCAAGGACACATCCCTGCCCGAACTGCGCCTACGCATGGGTATGGTTTTCCAGCACCCCAACGTACTGCCCTTTTCCATCTATAAAAATCTGGCCCTGCCCCTGCGCGTATCCCTGGGGCTGGACAAGACAATGGTGGAGCAGCGCGTCAGACAGGCTCTGAAGAATGTCTGGTTGTGGGACGAGATCAAGGATCGCCTGCACGATAACGCTCTGAATCTATCGGGCGGGCAGCAACAGCGGCTTTGCCTGGCAAGGGTGCTGGCCCTGGAACCGACCATTCTGCTTTTGGACGAACCGACCGCCTCTCTGGATTTCAAGGCCACCCGGAAAATCGAAGCGTTGTTCCAGGATTTGAAAAATCGCTACGCCATCCTCGCCGTGACCCACAGCCTGGGACAAATGCGTCGTTTGGCGGACCGGGCGGTGGTGCTGCGCAACGGGAAACGGGTTTCCGAGTTATCCCGGATTGACCTCGATAACCAGGAAAGTTGCCGACGCATCATGGAGGAAACATTCTAA
- a CDS encoding type II toxin-antitoxin system RelE/ParE family toxin, which translates to MKVDFLQSADDEFAETIAYYNRQSEGLGLEFVAEVKRALKRILQYPAAWTPLSKRTRRCCLNRFPYALLYQIRGDAILVVAVQNLHKHPDSWRSRLRTEEI; encoded by the coding sequence GTGAAGGTGGACTTTCTCCAAAGCGCCGATGACGAATTCGCCGAGACGATTGCATACTATAATCGTCAAAGCGAAGGCTTGGGGTTGGAGTTCGTAGCGGAAGTCAAACGGGCTCTGAAGCGCATCCTGCAGTATCCAGCCGCATGGACGCCGTTGTCGAAGCGAACCCGCCGCTGTTGTTTAAATCGTTTCCCGTACGCGTTGCTCTATCAGATCCGGGGCGACGCTATTCTTGTCGTCGCGGTCCAAAATCTGCATAAGCATCCGGATTCCTGGAGGTCGCGACTCAGGACTGAAGAGATTTAG
- a CDS encoding PstA family ABC transporter permease: MTPRTRRRLADKATVVFCWAAALGTGVAVLAVMGFLLYRGAGVLGPELFFGQTHWWEALTGARPVFDGLWSALAGTLLLVVLSCAMAVPVGIAGGIYLAEYAAPRFQGVAGFAVDLMAGIPSIVMGLFGFSMIVVLRHTFAPQAKTCLLLAAVCIALLILPYLVRTTQNALSGLPEHLRLLGPSLGFTTWQNIRHVLLPSAGRGVLGGVILAMGRAAEDTAVILLTGVVAQAFLPRSLWDKFEALPFRIYYLAAEHRSTAELDQAFGTALVLLTLTGLLFCLAFAVQRTMEERWKA, encoded by the coding sequence ATGACGCCCAGAACGCGACGCAGGCTTGCCGACAAGGCCACCGTGGTCTTTTGCTGGGCAGCCGCACTCGGTACGGGCGTGGCGGTTCTAGCCGTGATGGGTTTCCTCCTCTACCGGGGCGCCGGAGTCTTAGGGCCGGAGCTGTTCTTCGGACAGACCCATTGGTGGGAGGCCCTGACCGGAGCCCGGCCGGTTTTTGACGGTCTTTGGTCCGCTCTGGCCGGAACCTTGCTCCTGGTGGTGCTGTCCTGCGCCATGGCCGTGCCCGTGGGCATTGCCGGCGGCATTTACCTTGCCGAGTACGCCGCGCCGCGCTTTCAGGGCGTGGCCGGGTTTGCCGTGGATCTGATGGCCGGCATTCCGTCCATTGTCATGGGCCTGTTCGGATTCAGCATGATCGTGGTCCTGCGGCATACCTTCGCCCCCCAGGCCAAGACCTGCCTGCTGCTGGCCGCGGTCTGCATCGCCCTGCTGATCCTGCCCTACCTGGTCCGGACCACGCAGAACGCCTTGTCAGGGTTGCCGGAGCACCTGCGTCTGCTGGGACCCAGCCTTGGATTCACCACGTGGCAGAATATTCGCCATGTTCTGCTACCTTCGGCCGGACGGGGCGTCCTCGGCGGCGTCATCCTGGCCATGGGCCGGGCCGCCGAAGACACCGCCGTGATCCTGCTCACCGGGGTAGTGGCCCAGGCATTTCTGCCCCGCAGCCTGTGGGACAAATTCGAGGCCCTGCCCTTTCGCATTTATTATCTGGCCGCGGAACATCGCTCCACGGCTGAACTGGACCAAGCCTTCGGCACGGCCTTGGTCCTGCTGACGCTCACGGGGCTGTTATTCTGTCTGGCCTTTGCCGTACAAAGAACCATGGAAGAGCGATGGAAAGCGTAA
- a CDS encoding PstC family ABC transporter permease produces MLSESWIRRVLCAAALTSTAAAFCILLVLVYLVLPLFISGELGAVLSWQWLPFQGKFGILPMVTGSLLLSLGALALATPLAVGVSCFVQVLAPGRIKGLCLAMIHYMTSIPTVIYGFVSIFLLVPLMRQWFDRGTGFSLLTAMVALTLLILPTIVLVFHATLREVDRAARITCASLGFSRPSYIRHVLLPLSRRGLLAAMILGFGRAVGDTLISLMLAGNAPMVPGSPLDSIRTLTAHIALVVATDSQSTFYHSVFASALILFLIMILINLALRGLGRSFSP; encoded by the coding sequence ATGCTTTCCGAATCCTGGATTCGGCGCGTCCTGTGCGCCGCCGCGTTGACGTCCACCGCGGCGGCCTTCTGCATCCTGCTGGTTCTGGTCTATCTTGTGTTGCCGCTGTTCATTTCGGGCGAACTGGGCGCGGTTCTTTCCTGGCAGTGGCTGCCGTTTCAAGGCAAATTCGGCATCTTGCCGATGGTCACGGGCTCCCTGCTCCTCTCATTGGGGGCCTTGGCTCTTGCCACGCCCTTGGCCGTGGGCGTTTCCTGCTTCGTCCAGGTGCTGGCTCCCGGACGAATCAAAGGCCTTTGTCTGGCCATGATCCACTACATGACCAGCATCCCCACGGTGATCTATGGCTTTGTCTCGATTTTTCTCCTGGTCCCGTTGATGCGCCAATGGTTTGATCGGGGCACCGGCTTTTCCCTGCTTACGGCCATGGTTGCCCTGACGTTGCTCATCCTACCGACCATCGTCCTTGTCTTTCATGCCACATTGCGCGAAGTGGACCGTGCGGCCCGGATCACGTGCGCCTCGCTGGGTTTTTCCAGACCCTCCTATATCCGTCACGTTCTGCTCCCCTTGTCCCGGCGCGGCCTGCTGGCCGCGATGATCCTCGGCTTCGGCAGGGCCGTGGGCGACACTCTGATCTCCTTGATGCTGGCCGGCAACGCCCCCATGGTCCCCGGCTCTCCCCTGGACTCCATCCGTACCCTCACCGCGCACATCGCCCTCGTCGTGGCCACGGACAGTCAAAGCACGTTCTATCATTCGGTGTTCGCCTCCGCCCTGATTCTTTTCCTGATCATGATCCTGATCAACCTGGCCTTGCGCGGGCTGGGTCGCTCCTTCTCCCCATGA
- a CDS encoding IscA/HesB family protein gives MIEITPSVKEQLDSHFQGKEQSPIRVFLAAGCGGERLSLALDTEQETDLVQELSGYTFLIDKELSQKAGAIKIDMTPYGFAVSSEVQVGGGGGGCGGSCSSC, from the coding sequence ATGATTGAAATCACCCCTTCCGTGAAGGAACAACTGGACAGCCACTTTCAAGGCAAGGAGCAATCCCCGATTCGGGTTTTTCTGGCCGCCGGATGCGGTGGAGAACGGCTCTCCCTGGCTTTGGACACGGAGCAGGAGACGGACCTGGTGCAGGAACTCAGCGGCTATACCTTTCTCATCGACAAGGAATTGAGCCAAAAAGCCGGAGCTATCAAGATCGACATGACGCCGTACGGATTCGCCGTCTCCTCCGAGGTTCAGGTGGGTGGTGGAGGTGGTGGGTGCGGGGGAAGTTGTTCGTCTTGTTGA
- a CDS encoding phosphate ABC transporter substrate-binding protein — MFTTHSKVLVLTLALILLASPVLAGNLDRFAGMEGSLDIAGGTAHIPVMNEAAKRIMTANPKVRITVAGGGTGIGVQKAGEGLVDIGNTGRPLSDEEVDRYGLRSFAFAIDGVAPVVHPGNPVGNLSAQQIRDIFAGRITRWNEVNGNDAAIHVYGREEASGTHEVFWGKLLKKEAVVGTANIIQSNGAMKVAVSQDVNAIGYMSIGHIDDNVKPLAVDGVVPSQETAIDGSYPVIRHLFMNTKGEPDGLTKAFIDYVLSEDGADIVRASGYIPLK; from the coding sequence ATGTTTACCACACACAGCAAAGTTCTTGTTCTGACTCTGGCTCTGATCCTGCTCGCTTCGCCGGTCCTGGCCGGGAACCTGGACAGGTTTGCCGGGATGGAGGGCTCGCTGGACATCGCCGGAGGTACGGCGCACATCCCGGTGATGAACGAGGCGGCCAAGCGAATCATGACGGCCAATCCCAAGGTCCGAATCACCGTGGCCGGCGGGGGTACGGGGATCGGCGTGCAAAAAGCCGGTGAAGGGCTGGTGGACATCGGCAACACCGGTCGCCCCCTGTCCGACGAGGAAGTGGACAGGTACGGCCTGCGCTCGTTTGCCTTCGCCATTGACGGCGTGGCGCCCGTGGTTCATCCGGGTAACCCGGTCGGGAATCTTTCCGCCCAACAGATCAGGGACATCTTCGCCGGGCGGATCACGCGCTGGAATGAGGTGAACGGAAACGATGCGGCCATTCACGTCTACGGTCGCGAGGAGGCCAGCGGGACCCATGAAGTGTTCTGGGGCAAGCTGTTGAAGAAGGAAGCCGTGGTGGGCACGGCGAACATCATTCAGTCCAACGGAGCCATGAAAGTGGCCGTCTCTCAGGACGTCAACGCCATCGGGTATATGAGCATCGGCCACATCGACGACAACGTGAAACCGCTGGCCGTGGACGGGGTTGTCCCTTCTCAGGAAACGGCTATTGACGGCAGCTATCCGGTGATTCGACACCTGTTTATGAACACCAAGGGCGAGCCTGATGGCCTGACCAAGGCGTTCATCGACTACGTCCTGAGCGAGGATGGGGCCGATATTGTTCGCGCTTCCGGCTACATCCCGCTGAAGTAA
- a CDS encoding efflux RND transporter periplasmic adaptor subunit, whose translation MGIPAMKRHLVPVFFIVVLSAACAALFVAMRSAVPSSSSPTAVAPALTVKHTFATAQRWPQTLHAVGSVAAWQEVVIGAEIGGQRLSHLLVDLGDRVEKGQLLAQLSPGTLEADLNASRAALQEAEVNAAEAQRAADRAQALQRTKVLSEQALDQALSAADAAHARLAAARARVQADSLRLTYTEVRAPDEGVISVRPAVEGALVQAGAELMRLQRQGRLEWRAELPGPELAQVALGQPVRMALGGAQIVEGRVRRVSPQVDPHTRTGIVYVDLEPSAQARAGLFARGEFLLAEHTVLTLPETAVLLRDGFSYVFRIEGSQVRQQKVTVGVRRGDRVEIREGLDAGTPVVESGVGFLSDGVTVRLATAGPNAYPSLKERP comes from the coding sequence ATGGGCATTCCAGCTATGAAACGTCACCTCGTCCCTGTCTTCTTCATCGTTGTCCTTTCCGCCGCCTGTGCCGCGCTGTTTGTCGCCATGCGCAGCGCCGTCCCTTCTTCCTCCTCGCCCACCGCAGTCGCACCGGCGCTGACAGTCAAGCACACCTTTGCCACGGCGCAGCGGTGGCCGCAAACCCTGCACGCCGTCGGCAGCGTTGCCGCCTGGCAGGAGGTCGTCATCGGCGCGGAAATCGGCGGGCAACGCCTGTCACACCTGCTGGTCGACCTCGGCGATCGGGTGGAGAAGGGACAGCTTCTGGCGCAACTCAGCCCCGGCACGCTTGAAGCTGATTTGAACGCCAGCCGTGCGGCGCTTCAGGAGGCCGAGGTCAATGCCGCAGAGGCGCAGCGTGCCGCCGATCGTGCCCAGGCGTTGCAGCGCACCAAGGTCTTGTCTGAGCAGGCCCTCGACCAGGCCTTGTCCGCTGCCGACGCGGCACACGCTCGCTTGGCCGCGGCCCGCGCACGCGTGCAGGCGGACTCGCTGCGTCTGACGTATACTGAGGTGCGCGCACCGGACGAGGGGGTGATCAGCGTCAGACCTGCCGTCGAAGGCGCGCTCGTGCAGGCCGGGGCTGAACTCATGCGCTTGCAGCGCCAGGGCCGGTTGGAGTGGCGTGCCGAGCTACCCGGGCCGGAACTCGCACAGGTGGCGCTTGGTCAGCCCGTTCGCATGGCGCTCGGTGGCGCGCAGATCGTTGAAGGCCGCGTGCGCAGGGTTTCGCCGCAGGTTGATCCGCACACGCGCACCGGCATCGTGTACGTGGACCTTGAGCCTTCCGCGCAGGCGCGCGCAGGGCTGTTCGCGCGCGGCGAATTTCTGCTGGCAGAGCATACGGTGCTGACGCTGCCGGAAACCGCCGTTTTGCTGCGTGACGGATTCAGCTATGTCTTCCGCATCGAAGGTAGCCAGGTGCGGCAGCAGAAGGTGACGGTGGGCGTCCGGCGTGGTGACCGGGTGGAGATCCGCGAGGGGCTCGACGCCGGTACGCCGGTCGTCGAGTCCGGTGTGGGCTTCCTGTCGGATGGCGTGACGGTGCGCCTCGCGACCGCAGGCCCGAATGCATATCCCTCGCTGAAGGAACGGCCATGA
- a CDS encoding MarR family winged helix-turn-helix transcriptional regulator — MKKEISLKQAPPSSEELADALMTSAFVTMAVVNKIGAENDLSLSLIRVLGILWDRRPRMAELADYLGLEKQTMSGLIARAEKRGLVARAPNEEDGRATDVFLTSDGVELVKRVRAQGQQALAPIIEGLGASDQQLLQELLLRMLESRAS; from the coding sequence ATGAAAAAGGAAATATCCCTGAAGCAAGCCCCCCCATCCAGCGAGGAACTGGCCGACGCACTTATGACGAGCGCCTTTGTCACGATGGCCGTCGTCAACAAGATTGGCGCCGAAAACGACTTGTCCCTCTCGCTGATTCGTGTCCTAGGAATTCTGTGGGATCGGCGCCCACGCATGGCCGAACTCGCAGACTACCTCGGTCTGGAGAAGCAGACGATGTCGGGACTGATCGCCCGAGCGGAAAAGCGGGGGCTGGTGGCGCGTGCACCGAATGAAGAGGATGGAAGAGCGACAGATGTTTTTCTGACGAGCGATGGGGTCGAGCTCGTAAAGCGGGTGCGTGCCCAGGGTCAACAGGCGCTGGCGCCGATCATCGAAGGGCTCGGCGCGTCGGATCAGCAGCTTCTTCAGGAATTGCTTCTGCGCATGCTTGAAAGTCGGGCGAGCTGA
- a CDS encoding addiction module protein, which translates to MTTHAQLVLEKAVGLPPIERAELVEGILASFDFPARADIDAAWAREAEDRIDAYERGDIAAIPASLVFDRVEKKYSS; encoded by the coding sequence ATGACGACACATGCGCAGCTAGTTCTTGAGAAGGCCGTGGGGCTGCCCCCCATTGAGAGAGCCGAACTCGTCGAGGGGATTCTCGCGAGCTTTGACTTCCCGGCCCGAGCCGACATCGATGCGGCGTGGGCGCGAGAGGCGGAGGATCGGATTGACGCCTATGAACGGGGCGACATAGCCGCGATTCCGGCATCCCTGGTGTTCGACCGTGTCGAGAAAAAGTACTCCTCGTGA
- a CDS encoding DUF4143 domain-containing protein has protein sequence MHPIYHLFDLGVINTLCGRMGEAPQRGTTVYGRLFEQFVILELKRLLSYREKDWPVHYWRTAHGAEVDIVLETERELWAVEIKSSQTIRASELRGLASFAAEHPHAKTFCVGEMDRAYRIGSTLCLPWRDFFGLIEA, from the coding sequence ATGCATCCGATCTACCACCTGTTTGACCTCGGCGTGATCAATACGCTGTGCGGACGTATGGGAGAAGCGCCGCAACGGGGCACGACCGTTTACGGAAGGCTTTTCGAGCAGTTCGTCATCCTGGAACTGAAGCGGCTGTTGTCCTATCGGGAAAAGGACTGGCCGGTGCATTACTGGCGTACGGCGCATGGAGCGGAAGTGGACATCGTGCTGGAGACGGAACGTGAACTGTGGGCCGTGGAAATCAAAAGCAGCCAGACCATTCGCGCATCCGAGCTGCGCGGGTTGGCCTCGTTTGCAGCCGAACACCCTCACGCTAAAACCTTCTGCGTTGGGGAGATGGACCGGGCATACCGCATCGGATCGACGCTCTGCCTGCCCTGGCGCGATTTTTTTGGACTCATCGAAGCATGA